The Kaistella daneshvariae genomic sequence GAATTCCACGAAAATCAACGACTAAATCTGTATAACCAAAAGAATTACCGCGCTCTATGATCGCGGTTTTTTGGTTGCCGGAATCATGAACTTTTTCTACGGCAAACTGCATGGATTCCGGTGAAAGAAACTGGCCTTTTTTCAAACTCACACATTTTCCCGTTTTTGCGGCAGCAATAAGCAAATCGGTTTGGCGAACCAAAAAAGCCGGAATTTGCAATACATCCACGTAATTTGCAGCAAAAGCAGCATGTTCATTTTCGTGAATATCTGTCGTTGTCGGAATATTAAAAGTTTCACCAACTTTTTTAAGGATTTCCAAAGATTTTTCTTCGCCAATCGTCGTGAAAGAATCTACGCGGCTGCGGTTGGCTTTTTTAAAACTTCCTTTGAAGATGTACGGAATTTGGTATTTATTGGTCATTTCCAACACTTTTTCTGCGATGTTCAGCGCCATATCTTCACCTTCGATAATGCAGGGACCGGCGATGAGGAAAAA encodes the following:
- the kdsA gene encoding 3-deoxy-8-phosphooctulonate synthase, whose product is MIQYLENIHHKDSKNFFLIAGPCIIEGEDMALNIAEKVLEMTNKYQIPYIFKGSFKKANRSRVDSFTTIGEEKSLEILKKVGETFNIPTTTDIHENEHAAFAANYVDVLQIPAFLVRQTDLLIAAAKTGKCVSLKKGQFLSPESMQFAVEKVHDSGNQKTAIIERGNSFGYTDLVVDFRGIPTMQKYAPVILDVTHSLQQPNQSSGVTGGRPELIETIAKAGIAVGADGLFIETHPDPTCALSDGANMLRLDKLEELLQKLTRIREAIL